A single region of the Penaeus monodon isolate SGIC_2016 chromosome 18, NSTDA_Pmon_1, whole genome shotgun sequence genome encodes:
- the LOC119584588 gene encoding uncharacterized protein LOC119584588, translating to MEKHHEKPRVLHVVFIDLEKAYDRVSRQEVWRGLRERGVQEKYSVRSHHGKCKRRNTIDDIVLVAKSGRVLERKLEEWRFVLESRGMRISRPSSEYFTTYIDGDQLVTIKLGGENLKRVRTFKYLGSVVEETAGMDKEVNFRIQSGWKYGEKCQECCVIGEFQLDSKLYMIPKLEWNNIATYACWNGLDLHLVHAVSVSGQVPVLLCGCNCFGYRLIL from the exons ATGGAGAAACACCACGAAAAGCCAAGAGTGCTGCATGTGGTCTTCATCGACTTAGAGAAAGCTTATGACCGAGTGTCACGCCAAGAAGTCTGGAGAGGGTTACGAGAGCGAGGAgtacaagaaaaatat AGTGTTCGAAGTCATCAcggaaaatgtaagagaagaaaCACCATTGATGATATTGTGCTAGTGGCAAAAAGTGGAAGAGTTCTAGAAAGGAAACTAGAAGAATGGAGGTTTGTTTTAGAAAGTAGAGGGATGAGAATAAGCAGGCCCAGTTCGGAATACTTCACCACATATATAGATGGCGACCAACTAGTCACAATTAAGCTAGGTGGAGAGAACTTGAAAAGAGTTCGaacctttaaatatctaggtTCAGTGGTCGAAGAAACAGCCGGAATGGATAAGGAAGTTAATTTCAGAATTCAAAGTGGATGGAAATATGGAGAAAAGTGTCAGGAGTGTTGTGTGATAGGAGAGTTCCAATTAGACTCAAAG CTATACATGATACCGAAGCTGGAATGGAATAACATTGCAACTTATGCCTGTTGGAATGGTCTTGATCTTCATCTGGTTCAT GCTGTTTCTGTGAGCGGACAAGTACCAGTGCTCTTATGTGGCTGTAACTGTTTTGGATATAGGCTGATACTGTAG
- the LOC119584589 gene encoding uncharacterized protein LOC119584589 yields MNIFSVYALQAGGTDEAKEQFWAALQEKLEKVDESERCIIGGEMNGHVGSDNDAISRIRGGNAYGNGDEDGEKVIDLALSFDMVIGNTLFRKRNEHLIAYESGDRASQIDFLLYRRRNIRKIKNCKVIPGDHVTEQHRLVVIDLTIAVSQKQKRKLQLREGENDRILRELSHDRVDVNTWWNDAKSITLRAGKEIFGESSGKVWENKEIWWFNEEVQGKMSAKKKAKKNGKKVNKMKTEQHINSVARELRKQLPSQKNYRYLRGNEESNDQEIAEITREEVNAELEKIKNGKAPGPDDIPVEVWKALGEEGVDMFRWIDKRDTGKQYQKNAIFKEKGYIQSCENY; encoded by the exons atgaatatatttagtgtgtatgcACTACAAGCAGGAGGCACAGATGAAGCAAAAGAACAGTTTTGGGCGGCACTACAAGAAAAACTAGAAAAggttgatgaaagtgaaagatgcATAATTGGAGGAGAAATGAATGGCCATGTTGGTAGCGACAATGATGCCATCAGTCGCATACGCGGAGGAAATGCTTATGGAAATGGTGATGAGGACGGAGAGAAGGTTATTGACCTAGCTTTATCCTTTGATATGGTAATAGGAAATACCTTATTCCGTAAGAGAAATGAACACCTTATTGCTTACGAAAGTGGTGATAGAGCAAGTCAAATTGACTTCCTGTTATATCGAAGGAGAAACATTAGGAagattaaaaactgcaaagtaaTACCTGGAGATCATGTGACTGAGCAGCACCGCTTGGTTGTCATTGATCTCACCATAGCTGTCTcgcagaagcagaaaaggaaactTCAActcagagaaggagaaaatg ACCGAATTCTAAGAGAGCTGAGCCACGATAGGGTAGATGTGAACACCTGGTGGAATGATGCAAAAAGTATTACATTAAGAGCTGGAAAGGAAATATTCGGCGAGAGTAGTggaaaggtttgggaaaataaggaaatttggtggttTAATGAAGAAGTACAAGGGAAAATGAGTGCTAAgaagaaagccaagaaaaatGGTAAGAAAGTAAACAAGATGAAAACAGAGCAGCATATAAACAGTGTTGCAAGGGAGCTAAGAAAGCAGTTGCCATCGCAAA aaaattatagatatttgAGAGGAAATGAAGAGTCGAATGATCAAGAAATAGCCGAAATAACTAGAGAAGAGGTGAATGCTGAactagagaaaataaagaatggaaaagcTCCGGGACCCGATGACATACCAGTGGAAGTATGGAAAGCTTTGGGAGAAGAAGGGGTTGACAtgtttagatggatagataaaagagatacTGGAAAGCAATACCAGAAAAATGCAATCTTCAAAGAGAAAGGATATATTCAGAGTTGTGAGAACTATTAA